The DNA region TGCCCCTCGCTATTTCCTTCAGGTAGTCGAGGGCCGTTCTCGTGCCCCTGCCGATGAGGATGTCCCCGGGCATTATCTTGGTGTTCTCATCGGGATCGAAGATCCACCTCTTCCCGCGCCTTATCGCGATTATCCACACGCCCGTGTTCGTCGAGAGGTCAAGCTCGTCCAGGGTCTTCCCAACGAGAACAGACTCCGGAGAAACGACGATCTTCCCGATGGTCTCCTCACTTTCAAGGATGACCTCAGTGATGAGAGGGTGTAGCTTTTCCTCAAGGACCATCTTGGCGAGATCAGCGGCCGCGTTTGAGATGTCGTCTATGGCCCTCGCCATCTGGAGGATCGACGTTATCTGCTCGGCCTCCTTCATGTTCCTAGCCGCTAAAACAGCCCTCACAGCGAGGTTGTAGTTGAGCAGATCAAGGTACTCCTCGAGCTCGAGGACTTCCTCCGCCATCTCCTTCTCCTTGAAAAGGGCCGCCGAATAGGCCAGATCAACCATGAGCTCGGCGGTGTTCTTCATCTCGACGAAGATATCCTTGACGTTTGTGGGCACTTCTATCTCATCCCATTCCTCCACCGGCCTCCCACCTGTTAGAAGTTAGGCAGGGTTTTTATTTAGTTTTCGCCGTGCAGAGAAAAGTTTAATACCTCAAGGCCCGAGTTCTCTGGGGTGAGCGGAATGGAGGTGGAGGGCAGTGATCGTCAGGGACGCAGAAATGCTCAGAGGGAAGATCAGGGAAGCCTTCAGGGTCACTCTGCCGTCTCTGTTCACGTCCCAGCTCTTCGGCCTATTTGGGGGCACGTTTCTGGGCAAGTACTTTGACCTCATGAGGAAGCAGTTTCCGGGCCTTCTCATAGTCCTCCCCGGCATAATGGGCCTCCGCGGGAACGTCTTCGGTTCCATGGCATCCCGTTTCTCCACACTCCTATACCTCGGTGACCTCAAGCCCTCTCTGAGGGAAAAGAAGGTCCTCAAG from Thermococcus stetteri includes:
- a CDS encoding potassium channel family protein yields the protein MEEWDEIEVPTNVKDIFVEMKNTAELMVDLAYSAALFKEKEMAEEVLELEEYLDLLNYNLAVRAVLAARNMKEAEQITSILQMARAIDDISNAAADLAKMVLEEKLHPLITEVILESEETIGKIVVSPESVLVGKTLDELDLSTNTGVWIIAIRRGKRWIFDPDENTKIMPGDILIGRGTRTALDYLKEIARGNIKVVSNE